In the Sorghum bicolor cultivar BTx623 chromosome 4, Sorghum_bicolor_NCBIv3, whole genome shotgun sequence genome, ATACTGTCTTGGATCCACCAGCACATGCTTGAACTGCCCACTCTTTCGGTGCACCTCCAGCGCCCCATCCAAGTCCCCAGCCTTGCAAAGTGTTGTCACAAGCCTCAGAAACACTGACTTGTCCTTCGGCGTGAGCCTCCGCTCCGCCATGTCATCCACTGCCTTCCGGGCCTCTGCCGCCCTGCCCTGATCATCACAAAGCCCTGGCATCAACGCAGCAAACGTCTTCTCACTCAGCCTCAAACCCTTCTCGCCCATCTCAGCAAACAACGCCACTGCCTCTTCCACCCTATTGCCTTCCACATACCCCTTGATCATGACATTGTACGAGACTGAGTTCCGCTCGATCCCCTTCCCAGTCATTTCATCAAACACCTTGCGCGCACTCTCCAGATCACCGGTGCGCACCCACGCATTCAGGAGGGCGTTGTAGGTGGTGACATCAGGCGTGACCCCATGACCCTTCATCTCTCCAAACACCCTGACTGCGGTCTCCATCTTCTTGCACAGGCCGAAACCCCAGATGAGCGTGTTGTAGGTGGACACGTCCGGCGCCACCCCGTCCGCGATCATGGCGTTGTAGATCCGCCTGGCCATGGCCTCGCGTCCGCGGCAGAGTATGGCCTTGAGGACGGCGTTGTAGGAGAGCGCCGTGCGGGGGACGCCGAGGTCGGGCATCATCCGGAACAGCTTGACGGCCTCCTGCGGGATGGCGGCCCTGCCGTAGGCGGAGATGAGCGCAGCGAGCGTGGGCTCGTCGGGCGCGACGGAGAATGACGGCATGGTGTCGAGGACGAGGCAGCGCGCGTGGTTGAGCATGCGGCGGGACGCGAGCGCGGGAACCAGGAGCGCGAACGTGTCGCCGTCCGGGCGGAACCCGCCCCGGCGGTACGCGAAGCGGAAGAACTGGAGGGCGAGCTCTGCGCGCCCCGCGGATGCGGCCCCGGAGATGACGCCGTGGACCAGCGGCGCGTCGAGGGTGGGCGAGAGCAGGCGGATCGAGTTCTCCAGCCGCGTCGTCCACGGCCGCCGCCGGATCATGTGCAGGATCGTCTCGTGGAGTGGCTCCTCGCGCCGGGGCGGGTTCGTGGGCGCCGACGGCGAGgggaccgccgccgccgccgcctcatcCGCCGGCTTCTCCGCCGGGACCTGGACGGGCAGGGGTGGGGCCTCGACGGCCGGGGGTGGGACCTCGTGGGTGGACGAGGAAGTGCATAGCGCGCTGGTGGGAGCGCTGGGATTGCGGCAGAGGAGCGGGAGGTGGAGGGTGGAGGCGAGGTGGCGGCGCGCCATGGCTGATGCGGAGGCGGAGAGACGAGGGTTTAGCCGGAGGAGTAGGGGAGTAGGGGAATGGAGAGAGAGGAGCGAGTGCTTCAGATGTGTGATGGGCcgatttagatttttttttgagcaaGTGATGGGCCGATTTAGATGTTCCTTTTTGGACCAGTACGGACGGGCCTGGTTCGTTTCAGATGGAGCCCATTATTATCAAGCAAAGTGGGAGATTTTGCCTGCCGCAAGCCCACGTAAATCACATTTATAGTAGGAAACAAAACAACATTTTAGGTCTTTCAACTTTCCCGAAAGTCTATTTTTTATCTCTGAATTTTAAAATTGGACAAAATACATCTCTCAACTTTTAAAATCGTGCACATTACATCTTTGACCTAGTTTTAAAAGTGgttttgtccttttctttttatttattttggctattttttttttgaaaaaacataataaatcatataaaaatcataaaatagaaaattcaaTTTTATTGAActtcacatgagtagatctacacattcaatgtataatatggtatgctttagtataaaatttttgcagcaactttatatctatgtttttctgtaattaattagaataatagtAGCTACAGTTTATATGATCCAATTGTGATAAAATTTATATGGtgggctaattattctatgattgAGTTgcagtaaaaattttatactcattgaatcatgtattacttagttatagatttatttaggttcATGCTTGTTAAAACTTAAAAAAtcaataactaagttatacatgatctaatgagtattaaaattttaccacaatttaaatatataatagttagttcaacataaaagttcaccacaattggaccataaaaactgtagctatgaattattctaattagttatagaaaaatatagatctaaagctacaacaaaaactctGTACTAAAACATAACATATTATATGTTTAGAGATGAAAATGGATCGGATCGGAGCAGATAATGACTTCCCCATATCCTAATCCTATTTTGTAGGTTGTTTGGATCAGTGTCATTACAATATACGCGTATTGAAGAAACATCACTACAATCATCTATTCAAATACGAGCCATCATAATTCTTCTTTTCTCTGAAATATGTCATTATGTATGCCTTGGACGTGTTTAGACCCATTTACAAACCGACAACCTATTTTTCACTGCCTAGAATGCTCCTTTACTATCCACTCTCTCCCTATCACTGACACATGGGCCCACATGGTCACATGTCATGACTTTATCTTACTATAAACTTGGTTAAAGTTAATTTAATTTGACTTGCACAAATCTCAtagttgcattttttttttcttttgacagAGTATAAGATgatacacacatgcacatctgctTTTGTTACAATCGCTGGATACCCAGTGTTGCTGTCGGATCTCTCTCTCGTGCGCTGTGGATTCACTTCAGCCATGGAGGATTGGCCATCCTATCGGCATTGATCTCGTGTTCAACTTCAACCTATCTATCCCTATCCCACAACGATCTCAATACCATTTCTTTTCCCCTTGTCGATCTAGATGCGTTCGCCTGTACTGTACATTCATGGACGCAGATGCAGAAGCAGAAGCAGATGCTGCTGTGGATCGTGGAGCCATGAACAAGAAGATGTACAGCACCCGCCGCTGATGCAGCAATCAAAACCATCACCATCTCCTCCCGATCCTGCTAATCCTTTCGTCATCTGAATGCCGCCGGCTGCGTGAACGCCTCCATCCGAGGCTCCGTCAGGTCCACGTCCaccgcctcctcgtcgtcgccaggcggcggtggcggccgcCGCCAGCTTCCCCGCCCGTGGGGGCTCATCAGCAGCGTCCCGTTCACCAGCTCGCCCGACACCACCGCGCCTCTGCTCACAACGTTCCCCCTGTCGCCGGGCCACGACGCGCGGCCCGGTGGCGGCGACGGCGCGCGCCGCGCTTGCTGTTTCCACTGGACGGGCGTCGTCGGCGAGCACTCCTGCTGCTGCAGCTGTTGCCTCTcgatgtcgtcgtcgtcgtccttagGCTCCGGGTCGCACCTCCCAACGTGCGGCGACGCCTGCAGAGTCGTTGAGCGTACGTGCACGGTGCGTGCGATGTCAGAGCACAGACCGCCTGCGGCGTGCGTGTACATGGCCGAGAGGAGAAGGAGCTGACCGTGAGGTTGAAGGCGGCGGCGATGGGGAGGTTCCGGCGCTTGGCGCCCTGCTGGAGTGGCGCGATGGTGGCGAGGATCTGGACGACCTCCGTCATGGTGGGCCTCGCCTCGGGGTCCCATTGCAGGCACTCCCGCGCCAGGTGCGCCATGATCTGCATCTCCTCCGCCGGGAACTTGCCCTGCAGCGTCGGGTCCGGCAGCTCCGTCACCACCAGCCTGCTGTCCCGCAGCCGCGACGTCGCCCAGATGACGAGGCTCTCGTCGGCCCTCGTCGACGACGACTTGTGGATGGGCGGCCGCCCGGTGATGAGCTCCAGCACGACGACGCCGAAGCTGAACACGTCCGACTTGAGCGACGCCTTGCCCACGATGGCGTACTCCGGCGCGAAGTACCCGAACGTGCCCAGCATCCGCGCCGGGGAGCTCGAGCAGCTCGTCACGCCGTCGTTCATCAGGCACTTGGCCATGCCAAGGTCAGTGATCTGCACCCACACACAAGAATCAAAGCCTCAGCATAATATGTAATCTGCAGCATTCAGTAGCAAGCCTGAATCAGTAACAAGCCTCTGACCTTGGCTCTGAACTTGTCATCCAGCAGGATGTTGGTGGACTTGATGTCACGGTGGAGGATACGCGGGGCGGCTGCCTCATGGAGGTACTCCACCCCCCTAGCGGCGCCGAGAGCGATGCTCACCCGGGTCTGCCAGTCCATGGGCCTCCTCCCTTGCTTCAGGTCCAGGCAGTCCCTCAGGTTGCCGTTGGACATGCACTCGAACACCAGCAGCCTCTCCAGCTGCCGGCCCTGGCTCTCCGAGCAGTACCCCAGCAATGGCACTACGTGGCAGTGGTTCAGCCTCGACAGCAGCTCGATCTACGCATCAGCACATTCACACTTGAGAAATGAGAGGAATTGCAATggatgacatatgcaagattgttGCTTTTGCTGTCTGCAGTGTTGCATACCTCTGATAGGAATTCGAAGTCTTCATCTGCACCTCCTAGGGGCCTAAGCTTCTTCACGGCAACAACTTTGCCATCGCCGAGCTGGCCTCGGTACACCTTGCTCGACCCACCAACTCCGATAAGATGCTCGTCTGAGAATTTCCCGGTTGCTTGCTCCAACTCCGCGTATGAAAACCGGATAATGACACCAGGGAACGTGCCGCTTTCGCCCCCGCAGATGAGGTTGCAGCTACACAGAAACTCTGTAGCAGGAAGTTGAAACAAGAATCAGGGTGTGGCCATGCACTGTTCTCAAACAAACACATGACACCGATCTCAGGCAATTCAGTCAAGCAAAACTTCTAAAAATTCAGACAGGGAAAGTGTATAGGTTAAGCTTGCCTTTTAAAACACCAAGCCTTGGTTTTGATTTCAATTGGGGAAGTGGAGACGATCGATTGCTGACAAGGTTCGATCTGCTGCTCCAGCTAGTGTATTTATCGAAGGAGTATATCTGCGATCGTGGAGAGAGAGCATCCTTGCGGCGGAAGTAGTATACGGTGGTGACAAGGAAAGCAGTAGTGGTGAGAATCACACAAACTAGGAGCGTAATTATGACTGTTTTGCTGGAGACATGCCTTTTCCCTTCCTCTGAACTTCCTGAAGATATAATGGAGACCATATTCAGTAACCCAATTCACTTGAGCATTTAGTCCATAAAAGAATTCATGTATCTGAAATTCTGAATAGTTAAACAAGAAAATCACATACCAATACCAGATGTGCAGTTACAGGAAGTGAAGCAACTCCTGGCACGTAGCACAGCATGTTCTTCTTTCTGAAGGCCCTTATCAGCGGCACATGTGCAGTTCCATGACCCTGTGCCACCATTATCATCTGCCACAAGCCCGCAACACCCAATTCAGGTGCCATTGTGGTGTAATGAGATGTTGACAAGCTATATGATCCACTGCTCTTACCTTGTTGGCAATGGCAGGATGAAGAGCAATTGGACAACAGGCTGCTGTTAGAGTTTGGTTCATCTAGTGGATGAGCTGCGCATACACATGTCCAGTTTGCCGTTTCAGTTTCGCCTGTGGTGCCATCTGTACAACAACTAGTGTATCAGATATTGTTTCCTTTTCAATCACTCATATTTAGTCATTTTAACCCAACATTTTTCATGACAGCTTTGAAAATAGAAGTACATTCATGAGGACTGTAGAACTTACCACATGATGCTGCTTGCATCAGGAGAATACAGCTGAGGGAGGCCAGGAGAAGTTTCATGTAGAGATCCATTAGCTCGCACCGAAGTAGAGAATGGCGAAAACATCAAATAAGTCCCATCTAGTGCAAGATCTGAAAAATAATGATGGAAAGGTAAGAATAGCATGTTTGAAACCATTGACTGCTGAGAAAAAAAGTAATGGAAAACACCACCAAAATACATGCAGAGCACAATGAACAAGTCTCATCACGTTTTGATATTAAACAAGTACATGGTTGACTAACTGTATCAAAAATATATAAACAGATGCGAGCAGTCTCTGAACTGCTCTTCTTAGTTTCTTTTTGGGTTTCCTGAGTCTTTTATTCCTGTGTTTTAATTAGTTGCTTTGTAACTGAACTGCTTGCTTTTCTTAATAATAACTGCTGTAGGGGTGCAAACCCCTCCagtttctttcaaaaaaaaatatataaacaaaGAATAATGAGTAAAAATTTAGAATAACTTCACAACTTATTACTTGGGATAAAGTAATACATTACAGCAACTCAAAAAGTATGACTACAAATCCTACTAGATGATAGACCATGATCAACAAGTGACAGCAACCAGGAAAATGGATGTACAATCTTCTGCTTTCTGTGGAATTGATGCTAATCAAAT is a window encoding:
- the LOC8085185 gene encoding pentatricopeptide repeat-containing protein At2g37230 → MARRHLASTLHLPLLCRNPSAPTSALCTSSSTHEVPPPAVEAPPLPVQVPAEKPADEAAAAAVPSPSAPTNPPRREEPLHETILHMIRRRPWTTRLENSIRLLSPTLDAPLVHGVISGAASAGRAELALQFFRFAYRRGGFRPDGDTFALLVPALASRRMLNHARCLVLDTMPSFSVAPDEPTLAALISAYGRAAIPQEAVKLFRMMPDLGVPRTALSYNAVLKAILCRGREAMARRIYNAMIADGVAPDVSTYNTLIWGFGLCKKMETAVRVFGEMKGHGVTPDVTTYNALLNAWVRTGDLESARKVFDEMTGKGIERNSVSYNVMIKGYVEGNRVEEAVALFAEMGEKGLRLSEKTFAALMPGLCDDQGRAAEARKAVDDMAERRLTPKDKSVFLRLVTTLCKAGDLDGALEVHRKSGQFKHVLVDPRQYGVLMEGLCAGGKSEMAIEVLDELMEKGTLLSPKSPVLEASAYNPVIEHLCSNGSTTKAETFFRQLMKKGVDDKAAFNSLIRGHAKEGVPEAAQEILAIMTRREVPTDPESHVLLVDSFLKKNEPADAKTALDSMMQHGHLPSPALFKSVMEALFNDGRIQTASRVMKSMIEKGVTENMDMAHKILEALFTRGHVEEAIGRVNLMVENGCMPDLDKLLVGLCDNDRVMEAQKLADFALDRDFDVSFSTYDRVLEALYAEEKTLPAYSMLCKIKNKGGVVDQKGCDALMESLKSEGYSKQADILSRILAENSQSMSKRGGKKVAMGA
- the LOC8066502 gene encoding receptor-like serine/threonine-protein kinase NCRK, with protein sequence MDLYMKLLLASLSCILLMQAASCDGTTGETETANWTCVCAAHPLDEPNSNSSLLSNCSSSCHCQQDDNGGTGSWNCTCAADKGLQKEEHAVLRARSCFTSCNCTSGIGSSEEGKRHVSSKTVIITLLVCVILTTTAFLVTTVYYFRRKDALSPRSQIYSFDKYTSWSSRSNLVSNRSSPLPQLKSKPRLGVLKEFLCSCNLICGGESGTFPGVIIRFSYAELEQATGKFSDEHLIGVGGSSKVYRGQLGDGKVVAVKKLRPLGGADEDFEFLSEIELLSRLNHCHVVPLLGYCSESQGRQLERLLVFECMSNGNLRDCLDLKQGRRPMDWQTRVSIALGAARGVEYLHEAAAPRILHRDIKSTNILLDDKFRAKITDLGMAKCLMNDGVTSCSSSPARMLGTFGYFAPEYAIVGKASLKSDVFSFGVVVLELITGRPPIHKSSSTRADESLVIWATSRLRDSRLVVTELPDPTLQGKFPAEEMQIMAHLARECLQWDPEARPTMTEVVQILATIAPLQQGAKRRNLPIAAAFNLTASPHVGRCDPEPKDDDDDIERQQLQQQECSPTTPVQWKQQARRAPSPPPGRASWPGDRGNVVSRGAVVSGELVNGTLLMSPHGRGSWRRPPPPPGDDEEAVDVDLTEPRMEAFTQPAAFR